Proteins co-encoded in one Nitrospirae bacterium YQR-1 genomic window:
- the bioB gene encoding biotin synthase BioB, whose translation MIIKLKDKVLEGKSLTKSEAMQICSLQSSRLYELMAAASAIREHHRGDFIDLCSIVNAKSGGCSEDCSFCAQSYESKAEIERYPLRSYKEVAAAALSAKRNGAARFCLVTGGKRVLEGEIEKLSVMVKSISTEGLLTCATLGLLDDNSIITLRDSGLNRYHHNIETSERFFPQVCSSHTFKDKVKTIEAVKSSGLSLCSGGIFGLGETWEDRVDMAFFLRDIEADSVPINFLTPIAGTKMANSTTLNPTDALKIIGLYRFILPHREIRICGGRMQTLGEFNSFIFMAGADGLLIGNYLTTTGRPPYEDTRFIELSGFRYK comes from the coding sequence ATGATTATAAAATTAAAAGATAAGGTCCTTGAGGGTAAAAGCCTGACAAAAAGCGAGGCTATGCAAATATGCAGCCTCCAGAGTAGCCGGCTATATGAACTAATGGCGGCGGCCTCTGCTATAAGGGAACACCACAGGGGAGACTTCATTGACCTTTGCTCGATAGTTAATGCCAAATCTGGTGGATGTTCTGAAGACTGTTCATTCTGTGCCCAGTCGTATGAGTCTAAGGCGGAAATAGAGCGCTATCCACTTAGGAGTTATAAGGAAGTGGCGGCGGCTGCACTGAGCGCTAAAAGAAACGGTGCTGCCAGGTTTTGTCTTGTAACCGGAGGGAAGAGAGTGTTGGAGGGTGAGATTGAAAAGCTCTCTGTTATGGTTAAATCCATAAGCACTGAGGGGCTGCTTACATGTGCCACTCTGGGGCTTCTTGACGATAATTCCATAATAACTCTAAGAGACTCCGGCCTTAACCGCTACCATCACAACATTGAGACCTCGGAGCGGTTTTTCCCTCAGGTTTGCTCCTCACACACATTTAAGGATAAGGTTAAAACCATTGAGGCGGTTAAGTCCTCCGGCCTTTCTCTTTGCTCCGGAGGCATATTCGGCCTGGGGGAAACGTGGGAAGACAGGGTGGATATGGCCTTTTTTTTAAGAGATATTGAGGCTGACTCCGTTCCGATAAATTTCCTCACTCCCATTGCCGGCACTAAGATGGCAAACTCCACCACGCTAAATCCCACTGATGCTCTGAAAATAATAGGCCTCTACAGGTTTATACTGCCTCACAGGGAAATACGCATCTGCGGGGGCAGGATGCAGACACTGGGGGAGTTTAACTCTTTCATATTTATGGCCGGCGCCGACGGCTTGTTAATTGGAAACTATTTAACCACTACAGGACGTCCTCCGTATGAAGATACAAGATTTATCGAGCTCTCCGGGTTCAGATACAAATGA
- a CDS encoding ATP-binding protein, giving the protein MFDDIFFAEEKKQPEITDYWKVIIVDDEADVHKVTMLALKKVMYKNKPLKFISAYTTSDAQRVIAQHSDAALILLDVVMETDGAGLQLVKYIRDELNNKLIRIILRTGQPGEAPEEDVIVNYDINDYKTKEELTDKKLFTIVISSIRSYTDLIKLNEKNIELENEIIKRKEADKKINASLREKEILIEEIHHRVKNNLQIISSLLFLRSKHIKDEYTLELIEETRSRIKAIALLHEQLYHSDDLAKIDFHKYLKVLTDDLAYAYGVNFSNITITINATDIRLGIDMAIPCGLIITELVTNAFKYAFPGGNGEILIDFFVDTNNMYVLNIGDNGVGIPKDIDVANTDSFGLRLVHDLVEQQNGKIVIATNNGTVYNISFPLQQR; this is encoded by the coding sequence ATGTTTGACGATATATTTTTTGCGGAGGAAAAAAAACAGCCTGAGATTACCGATTATTGGAAGGTTATAATTGTAGATGATGAGGCGGACGTCCATAAGGTGACTATGCTGGCCTTAAAGAAGGTAATGTATAAAAATAAGCCGCTTAAGTTTATAAGCGCATATACAACTTCTGATGCCCAACGTGTAATTGCTCAACACAGTGACGCCGCTCTGATTCTCCTTGACGTTGTGATGGAAACGGATGGGGCGGGACTTCAGCTTGTAAAGTACATCAGAGATGAACTTAATAACAAACTTATCAGAATAATTCTTCGTACAGGGCAGCCTGGAGAGGCACCGGAGGAAGACGTTATAGTAAATTACGATATTAACGATTACAAAACCAAGGAGGAACTTACCGATAAAAAGCTCTTTACCATAGTTATTTCCTCCATACGCTCCTACACTGATCTGATTAAGTTAAACGAAAAGAATATTGAGTTGGAAAATGAAATAATTAAACGCAAGGAGGCTGACAAAAAAATTAACGCTTCCCTGAGGGAAAAAGAAATTCTGATTGAGGAGATTCACCACAGAGTAAAAAATAATCTTCAAATAATCTCAAGCCTGTTGTTTTTGCGCAGCAAACATATTAAAGATGAATATACTCTTGAACTTATAGAGGAAACCCGCAGCCGTATTAAGGCTATAGCACTTTTGCATGAACAGCTGTACCACTCTGACGACCTCGCAAAGATTGATTTTCACAAATACTTAAAGGTATTAACAGACGATCTTGCATACGCCTATGGAGTTAACTTCTCAAACATAACAATCACCATAAATGCTACAGATATTCGTTTAGGAATAGACATGGCTATACCCTGCGGACTTATCATTACCGAGTTGGTAACGAATGCTTTTAAGTATGCATTTCCCGGGGGTAATGGAGAGATATTGATAGATTTTTTTGTTGACACCAATAACATGTATGTACTAAATATAGGTGACAATGGGGTGGGGATTCCAAAGGATATTGATGTTGCAAATACTGATTCTTTTGGTTTGAGACTGGTACATGATCTGGTAGAACAGCAAAATGGGAAGATAGTTATTGCAACAAACAATGGAACTGTGTATAATATATCATTTCCGCTTCAGCAGAGGTAG
- a CDS encoding DUF3369 domain-containing protein, translating to MDESEQVFFAEERHLPSVRKQWKVMIVDDEEDIHKVTKLALGKLNFKNKKIDFVSAYSGREAMRLIKEHPDTAVILLDVVMEDDDSGLQLVKYIRDELKNKFVRIILRTGQPGQAPEEHVIIDYDINDYKTKEELTDKKLFTTVIASLRSFTDIKIIESNRRGLERIIEATASLSDVESVKILVTGMLSLLISILRLENDSIFGQTVGFFSDKTNGDFLILSGTGSYEGSAGKKVKEAINPTVLKNIDSACQEQKSLFFDNHCIVFFQNNKYLNSFLYLEGFTAFDDHDRELIERFCVNVSNALEKALLQERIETVKSLAINSILKLTECICTNDCSHIHRSGKTAGLLAGALMAKGRLYGTDDVTFPHLLEVATTVYHDIGRLCNVEDDILNLSKLDENMIRDISEYLFIVNEVIERALEINGNKYLHMAMDIIRHKYTRFDGAGFPHSLSGEEIPISARIAYVSDFYDCLTSGKVGAMDSKSALLSIKKHAGSVFDPDIVSCLEEIISEKDN from the coding sequence ATGGATGAATCTGAACAGGTATTTTTTGCTGAGGAAAGACATTTACCCTCAGTAAGAAAGCAGTGGAAAGTAATGATTGTTGACGATGAGGAGGATATTCACAAGGTCACAAAACTTGCGCTTGGAAAATTGAACTTTAAGAATAAGAAAATAGATTTTGTAAGTGCATATTCCGGCCGTGAAGCTATGAGGTTGATAAAAGAACATCCCGATACTGCCGTTATCCTTCTGGATGTGGTCATGGAGGACGATGATTCCGGCCTTCAGCTGGTTAAATATATAAGAGACGAATTAAAAAATAAGTTTGTAAGAATAATTCTTCGCACAGGGCAGCCTGGGCAGGCCCCTGAGGAGCACGTCATCATAGATTACGATATAAACGACTATAAAACAAAAGAGGAATTAACCGATAAGAAACTCTTCACAACAGTAATCGCCTCTCTGCGCTCCTTCACTGATATAAAAATAATAGAGTCCAACCGCCGTGGACTTGAAAGAATCATTGAGGCAACGGCATCTTTGTCGGACGTTGAATCGGTTAAAATTCTTGTAACCGGAATGTTATCCCTGTTAATATCTATTCTGAGACTTGAAAATGACTCCATTTTCGGCCAAACTGTGGGTTTTTTTTCAGATAAAACCAACGGAGACTTTCTTATACTATCCGGAACCGGTTCATATGAAGGCTCTGCCGGAAAAAAAGTAAAAGAGGCCATTAACCCCACAGTGCTAAAAAACATAGATAGCGCCTGTCAGGAGCAAAAGAGTCTCTTTTTCGATAATCACTGTATAGTGTTTTTTCAGAATAATAAATATCTTAATAGTTTTTTATATCTTGAGGGATTTACCGCCTTTGACGACCATGACAGGGAACTTATCGAGCGTTTTTGCGTCAATGTTTCAAATGCTTTGGAGAAAGCACTGCTTCAGGAAAGAATCGAGACAGTCAAATCGCTTGCTATCAACAGCATACTGAAACTTACAGAATGTATCTGCACAAACGACTGCAGTCATATTCACAGAAGCGGAAAAACGGCAGGACTGCTTGCCGGTGCATTAATGGCTAAAGGCAGACTCTATGGCACCGATGACGTCACGTTTCCACATCTACTGGAGGTCGCCACAACAGTTTATCACGATATAGGCCGATTGTGTAATGTGGAGGATGATATACTAAACCTAAGCAAACTGGATGAAAACATGATACGTGATATTTCTGAGTACTTATTTATTGTAAATGAGGTAATTGAAAGAGCACTTGAAATAAACGGCAATAAGTACCTCCATATGGCTATGGACATAATACGCCATAAATATACCAGATTTGACGGAGCAGGGTTTCCTCACAGTTTAAGCGGCGAGGAAATACCCATATCCGCCCGCATTGCATATGTGTCGGATTTTTACGATTGTCTGACAAGCGGGAAAGTTGGCGCAATGGACAGCAAAAGTGCATTACTATCTATAAAAAAACACGCCGGCAGTGTTTTTGACCCTGATATTGTGTCATGCCTTGAGGAGATTATAAGTGAAAAAGATAATTAA
- a CDS encoding HAMP domain-containing histidine kinase, whose translation MKISNKLLLIFSFKIIVFGIMGYLLVAENNVITREIEDLRKSDLSRMTEVTDILSSLSDSRRLLTVFTTDSLIQTRTVSISDLKASLSQVLSKRNDCLNKWLEGISIAGEMDKKTGLRNHYKRDSLEKDFIEVKSRLNELAVRENSFIDVYNTKGITEAVYYFDNNLRPYSVDIQNYLIEQKRIIFSESEHQMDIMIKNNDLYTVYVIIAFLIVVAVTVSTGLYLRRQILAPVNRLKAQTYEIGKNRLNAIIEVTSKDEIGELTESFNEMVVELKNHRENLDDLLDKRTNDLIASHEKLRLSQKQLVQSEKMAALAQLVAGIAHEINTPVGVGVTAASHFDTITKNILNSYAEKTMTKTDLEEYFDSARESTDLILKNLYRTADLVRSFKMVSADQTSQELRKFKIKPYIEDVLLSLKPKLKKTAHKINVQCDDKIELYSYPGAYAQIITNLIVNSLTHAYDDGEAGNIKIAVFSDDTNVTLEYTDDGKGIPRENINYIFEPFFTTNRKQGGTGLGLHVLYNIVTQSLKGTIVCQSTTAKGVKFIITAPNDAGGVSNG comes from the coding sequence TTGAAAATAAGTAACAAACTACTGCTTATATTCTCATTTAAAATTATTGTGTTTGGAATCATGGGTTACCTTCTTGTTGCGGAAAATAATGTCATAACAAGAGAAATAGAAGATTTACGCAAAAGCGATCTTAGTAGAATGACAGAGGTTACTGACATCTTATCTTCACTTAGTGATTCAAGAAGATTACTAACCGTTTTTACTACAGACAGTCTTATACAGACACGCACTGTGAGTATATCTGACCTAAAAGCATCATTAAGCCAGGTTCTGTCAAAACGTAATGATTGTCTAAACAAATGGTTGGAAGGTATAAGTATCGCCGGCGAAATGGATAAAAAAACCGGTTTACGAAATCATTACAAAAGGGATTCGCTTGAAAAAGACTTTATAGAAGTAAAATCAAGGCTGAATGAGCTGGCAGTAAGAGAAAATTCATTTATTGATGTTTACAACACAAAAGGCATTACTGAAGCCGTGTACTATTTTGATAACAACCTCCGTCCCTATTCTGTAGATATTCAGAACTATTTGATAGAACAGAAACGAATTATATTCTCAGAATCAGAACATCAAATGGATATTATGATAAAAAATAATGACTTATATACAGTTTATGTAATAATTGCTTTTTTAATAGTTGTTGCAGTGACAGTTTCTACAGGGTTATATTTGAGAAGGCAAATATTAGCCCCTGTAAATAGACTTAAAGCTCAGACTTACGAAATAGGGAAAAACAGGTTAAATGCAATAATTGAGGTTACCTCAAAGGATGAAATCGGAGAGCTTACAGAGTCGTTTAATGAAATGGTTGTAGAGCTTAAGAACCATCGTGAGAATCTGGATGACTTACTTGATAAACGAACAAATGATTTGATTGCATCTCATGAAAAACTTCGTCTAAGCCAGAAACAACTGGTTCAGTCCGAGAAAATGGCGGCTTTGGCCCAACTTGTGGCAGGAATTGCCCATGAGATAAATACCCCTGTAGGTGTCGGCGTTACCGCAGCCTCACACTTTGACACTATCACTAAGAATATTTTGAATTCATACGCTGAAAAAACTATGACTAAAACCGATCTTGAGGAATATTTTGACAGTGCAAGGGAAAGCACCGACCTGATTTTAAAAAATCTATATCGCACTGCCGATCTCGTCCGCAGCTTCAAAATGGTTTCAGCAGACCAGACAAGCCAGGAGCTAAGAAAATTCAAAATAAAGCCTTACATTGAGGATGTCTTGTTAAGCCTCAAGCCTAAGCTAAAGAAGACTGCACATAAGATTAACGTACAATGTGATGACAAAATCGAACTATACAGCTATCCGGGGGCTTATGCCCAGATAATAACGAATCTTATTGTTAATTCATTAACTCACGCATATGACGACGGAGAGGCAGGCAATATTAAAATAGCTGTATTCAGTGATGATACCAACGTGACACTGGAATATACAGACGATGGTAAAGGCATTCCGAGGGAAAACATAAATTACATATTTGAGCCGTTTTTTACTACCAACAGAAAGCAAGGTGGGACAGGTTTAGGACTTCACGTGCTCTATAACATAGTGACGCAGTCACTGAAGGGCACCATCGTTTGCCAAAGCACAACGGCAAAGGGAGTAAAGTTTATTATTACAGCGCCAAATGATGCAGGAGGAGTTAGTAATGGATGA
- a CDS encoding response regulator, whose product MSNYTKGIDDLTKEMGNFVKITEEVLTVDTADKKIQKCWQLIPCTKEAMEKCPAVLKNAERICWLVAGTFSVNENKAPCLDTLTNCNECEFYLLRKHTGYKDTENIRILVVEDERIIAREIEERLKRMGYFVIGIASSGESALQIVYEQMPDIVLMDIRLKGEIDGIEAAKDIRVKYDIPVIFLTAHSDKATLERAKVTQPYGYLLKPFHEKDISSTIEISMFKHKMDIKNREEKQQLSQSIQDQAIAAQRADQSLELIEDMNSTIEKAISVADSDKQKEFLQSLKKTSQTLQTQLESIKNTSNTK is encoded by the coding sequence ATGAGCAATTATACAAAAGGTATTGACGATTTAACAAAAGAAATGGGCAATTTTGTAAAAATAACCGAAGAAGTGTTAACTGTTGATACTGCTGATAAAAAAATACAGAAATGTTGGCAGCTGATTCCATGTACAAAAGAGGCAATGGAAAAGTGCCCTGCAGTATTAAAAAATGCTGAACGAATATGTTGGCTGGTAGCAGGCACATTCAGTGTCAATGAAAATAAGGCACCTTGCTTGGATACGTTAACTAACTGTAATGAGTGTGAGTTCTATTTATTAAGAAAACACACAGGATATAAGGATACGGAAAACATCAGAATTTTAGTAGTTGAGGATGAGCGAATAATCGCCCGCGAGATAGAAGAACGGTTGAAACGAATGGGATATTTTGTAATTGGGATAGCGTCTTCAGGTGAGAGTGCGCTACAGATAGTATATGAACAAATGCCTGACATTGTGCTTATGGATATAAGGCTCAAAGGTGAAATTGATGGTATAGAGGCGGCAAAGGATATAAGAGTAAAATATGATATCCCTGTTATTTTTCTTACCGCTCACTCGGATAAAGCTACATTGGAAAGAGCGAAGGTAACTCAACCATATGGATATTTACTGAAACCCTTTCATGAAAAGGATATCTCCTCAACAATAGAAATTTCCATGTTTAAACATAAAATGGATATTAAAAACAGAGAGGAAAAACAGCAATTATCACAAAGTATTCAAGACCAGGCAATAGCGGCGCAGAGAGCGGATCAAAGTCTCGAATTAATAGAAGATATGAACAGTACAATCGAAAAAGCCATCAGCGTTGCCGATTCAGATAAACAAAAAGAGTTTCTGCAATCACTAAAAAAAACCTCGCAAACACTCCAGACACAACTTGAAAGTATAAAAAACACATCTAATACCAAGTAG